In the Micromonospora narathiwatensis genome, one interval contains:
- a CDS encoding MSMEG_6728 family protein has protein sequence MQTFLPYPNFLASARVLDQKRLGKQRVEAIQVLRGLTWPTYGWRNHPAVRMWAGYEEALTRYGLDMCAVWCEPGRADTCAATLTTDLATTCGIDTVRTQAELAEAGELPPWLGREDLHRSHRSSLLRKDPAHYGPRFGDVPPDLEYVWPGSDRERRCPPPSEG, from the coding sequence ATGCAGACGTTCCTCCCGTACCCGAACTTCCTGGCCAGCGCACGGGTGCTGGACCAGAAGCGGCTGGGCAAGCAGCGGGTGGAGGCCATCCAGGTCCTACGCGGGCTGACCTGGCCGACGTACGGCTGGCGCAACCACCCGGCGGTCAGGATGTGGGCCGGGTACGAGGAGGCGCTGACCCGGTACGGGCTGGACATGTGCGCCGTGTGGTGCGAGCCGGGCCGGGCGGACACCTGCGCGGCCACGCTGACCACCGACCTCGCGACCACCTGCGGCATCGACACCGTGCGTACCCAGGCGGAGCTGGCCGAGGCCGGGGAGCTGCCGCCCTGGCTGGGCCGGGAGGACCTGCACCGCAGCCACCGGTCGTCGCTGCTGCGCAAGGATCCGGCGCACTACGGCCCGCGGTTCGGTGACGTCCCGCCCGATCTGGAGTACGTCTGGCCCGGCTCCGACCGGGAACGGCGCTGTCCGCCGCCGTCCGAGGGCTGA
- a CDS encoding NAD-binding protein, which translates to MTEPLRERARRAAGRLRMNGDAHPHYVVCGSDPLAYWVVRSLLATESSTGRIRVTLVVPGRRRTEGPDGRDIEGVQVVLADRLDEAAFRRAGLAGADGLALLHQDDVGNMHAALCAQEVEPRLRLVVRMFNTSLADGLRQLFPDSAVLSDAAMAAPAFVAAALGELAPTHFRHAGRTLYAARRADVRPSDVLCGLAVTTDPELVRVLPADEAAADVVLAEATGRPAGAELAARRLARARRRRQPAMVLLRAVRSFATRKIGIAVLALLAMIAVLGWLNSGAAHVGWSDALYLTLVTSLSGQDPDLDKPATAQIMQVVLTLAGLALIPLITAAVVDGIVNARLALHNGRIQPDRSGHVVVVGLGNIGTRVMAQLYDFGVEVVAIDRNPDARGAPLAHRLGVPLIVGDAGLEETLRAASVDTCQALVVVSTDDGANLRAALNARSFDADLRVVLRLFDGDFAERIQRAFGIGISRSVSYLAAPAFAAALLDRAVIATIPVGRHALLVTEVPVGAGSPLDGRPLAAVARPGEVRLLAHSRAGQRTDWSADPRMVIQAGDRLTVVARRAGLTALLRETTSISPEPAGTPAPRQPEE; encoded by the coding sequence ATGACCGAGCCCCTGCGCGAGCGCGCGCGCCGCGCCGCCGGGCGGCTCCGGATGAACGGCGACGCCCACCCGCACTACGTGGTCTGCGGCTCCGACCCGCTGGCGTACTGGGTGGTCCGGTCGTTGCTCGCCACCGAGTCGTCCACCGGGCGGATCCGGGTCACCCTGGTCGTGCCCGGGCGCCGCCGCACCGAGGGCCCGGACGGCCGGGACATCGAGGGCGTCCAGGTGGTCCTGGCCGACCGGCTCGACGAGGCCGCCTTCCGCCGCGCCGGGCTCGCCGGCGCCGACGGGCTGGCCCTGCTGCACCAGGACGACGTGGGCAACATGCATGCCGCGCTCTGTGCCCAGGAGGTCGAGCCCCGGCTGCGCCTGGTGGTACGCATGTTCAACACCAGCCTCGCCGACGGCCTGCGGCAGCTCTTCCCCGACTCGGCGGTGCTCTCCGACGCCGCGATGGCCGCCCCGGCGTTCGTCGCCGCCGCGCTCGGCGAGCTGGCCCCCACCCACTTCCGGCACGCCGGCCGCACCCTCTACGCGGCCCGCCGTGCCGACGTACGCCCGTCGGACGTGCTCTGCGGGCTGGCCGTCACCACCGACCCGGAACTGGTCCGGGTGCTGCCCGCCGACGAGGCGGCGGCCGACGTGGTGCTGGCCGAGGCGACCGGCCGGCCGGCCGGCGCCGAGCTGGCCGCCCGCCGGCTGGCCCGGGCCCGGCGGCGCCGGCAGCCCGCGATGGTGCTGCTCCGCGCGGTCCGCAGCTTCGCCACCCGCAAGATCGGTATCGCGGTGCTGGCGCTGCTCGCGATGATCGCCGTCCTCGGCTGGCTGAACTCCGGCGCCGCGCACGTGGGCTGGTCCGACGCCCTCTATCTCACCCTGGTCACCTCGTTGAGCGGGCAGGACCCCGACCTCGACAAGCCCGCCACCGCCCAGATCATGCAGGTGGTGCTCACCCTGGCCGGGCTGGCGCTGATCCCGCTGATCACGGCGGCCGTGGTCGACGGCATCGTCAACGCCCGCCTCGCCCTGCACAACGGCCGGATCCAACCCGACCGCTCCGGCCACGTGGTGGTGGTCGGGCTGGGCAACATCGGCACCCGGGTGATGGCCCAGCTGTACGACTTCGGGGTCGAGGTGGTCGCCATCGACCGGAACCCCGACGCGCGCGGCGCCCCGCTCGCGCACCGGCTGGGCGTACCGCTGATCGTCGGGGACGCCGGGCTGGAGGAGACGCTGCGGGCCGCCTCCGTCGACACCTGTCAGGCGTTGGTGGTGGTCTCCACCGACGACGGGGCCAACCTGCGCGCCGCGTTGAATGCCCGCTCGTTCGACGCCGACCTGCGGGTGGTGCTCCGCCTCTTCGACGGCGACTTCGCCGAGCGGATCCAGCGGGCGTTCGGCATCGGCATCTCGCGCAGCGTGTCGTACCTGGCCGCGCCCGCGTTCGCGGCGGCGCTGCTGGACCGCGCCGTGATCGCCACCATCCCGGTCGGCCGGCACGCGCTGCTGGTCACCGAGGTGCCGGTGGGGGCCGGTTCCCCGCTGGACGGTCGCCCGCTCGCCGCGGTGGCCCGTCCGGGGGAGGTACGCCTGCTCGCGCACAGCCGCGCCGGGCAGCGGACCGACTGGTCCGCCGACCCGAGGATGGTGATCCAGGCGGGGGACCGGCTGACCGTGGTGGCTCGACGGGCCGGGCTGACCGCCCTGCTCCGGGAGACCACTTCGATCTCGCCGGAGCCGGCCGGTACGCCGGCCCCGAGGCAACCGGAGGAGTGA
- a CDS encoding VOC family protein — translation MTMNAISRSQIYVLDQDEALDFYVGKLGMEVNTDADLGFMRWLTVNLPGDPEREILLEKPGPPALDPATAEQVRELLTKGALGGHLFMTTDDAHKTYAELMAKGVEAYDEPTERPYGIDFGIRDPFGNKIRIGQMFTQA, via the coding sequence ATGACGATGAACGCGATTTCCCGCTCTCAGATCTATGTTCTCGACCAGGACGAGGCCCTCGACTTCTACGTCGGCAAGCTCGGCATGGAGGTCAACACGGACGCGGACCTCGGCTTCATGCGTTGGCTCACGGTCAACCTGCCGGGTGACCCGGAGCGCGAGATCCTGCTGGAGAAGCCCGGGCCGCCGGCCCTCGACCCGGCCACCGCCGAGCAGGTCCGCGAGCTGCTCACCAAGGGCGCGCTGGGCGGCCACCTCTTCATGACCACCGACGACGCCCACAAGACGTACGCGGAGCTGATGGCGAAGGGCGTGGAGGCCTACGACGAGCCGACCGAGCGGCCGTACGGGATCGACTTCGGCATCCGCGACCCGTTCGGCAACAAGATCCGCATCGGCCAGATGTTCACCCAGGCCTGA
- a CDS encoding APC family permease, whose translation MVQLARRLAVPDAVVIGLGSMLGAGVFVVFAPAAAAAGGLGLLIALALAGFIAYCNATSSARLAVRYPESGGTYVYGRERLHPFAGFLAGWGFVVGKTASCAAMALTIGAYLWPGRARLVAILAVVAVTAVNLRGIGKTATATRVLVGVTLAVLVVVAVTGAPHIAPDRLDGLGGTGFRGVLTAAGLLFFAFAGYARIATLGEEVRDPERTIPRAVPLALGIVLAGYLVLAVVALGVLGEERLATAAAPLAETVSAAGLPGLAWLVRAGATVAVTGVLLSLLAGVGRTALAMARRRDLPGALAAVHPRLRVPHRAELAVAAVVAVVVALGDIRGAIGFSSCTVLVYYAITNASALTLGREPARKVPVQLLAALGLVGCLVLAVSLPVASVVAGFGVLALGALGYALRHAVGRA comes from the coding sequence GTGGTTCAACTGGCGCGGCGGCTGGCCGTACCCGATGCGGTGGTCATCGGGCTGGGATCGATGCTCGGTGCGGGCGTCTTCGTGGTCTTCGCCCCGGCCGCCGCGGCGGCCGGTGGCCTGGGTCTGCTGATCGCACTGGCCCTGGCCGGCTTCATCGCCTACTGCAACGCGACCAGCTCGGCCCGGTTGGCCGTCCGCTACCCGGAGTCCGGCGGCACCTACGTCTACGGCCGGGAACGGCTGCACCCGTTCGCCGGTTTCCTCGCCGGCTGGGGGTTCGTGGTCGGCAAGACGGCGAGCTGCGCGGCGATGGCGCTGACCATCGGGGCCTACCTCTGGCCGGGGCGGGCGCGGCTCGTCGCGATCCTCGCGGTGGTGGCGGTGACCGCGGTGAACCTGCGCGGCATCGGCAAGACCGCGACCGCCACCCGGGTGCTGGTCGGCGTCACCCTCGCGGTCCTCGTCGTGGTGGCGGTGACCGGCGCGCCGCACATCGCACCCGACCGGCTGGACGGCCTCGGCGGGACCGGGTTCCGGGGCGTGCTGACCGCCGCCGGGCTGCTCTTCTTCGCCTTCGCCGGGTACGCCCGGATCGCCACCCTCGGCGAGGAGGTCCGTGACCCGGAACGGACCATCCCCCGCGCCGTGCCGCTCGCGCTCGGCATCGTGCTGGCCGGCTACCTGGTGCTGGCGGTGGTCGCGCTCGGCGTGCTGGGCGAGGAGCGGCTGGCCACCGCCGCCGCGCCGCTCGCCGAGACGGTCTCCGCCGCCGGGCTGCCCGGCCTCGCCTGGCTGGTCCGGGCCGGGGCGACCGTGGCGGTGACCGGCGTACTGCTGTCCCTGCTCGCCGGGGTCGGCCGGACCGCGCTGGCGATGGCCCGCCGCAGGGACCTGCCCGGCGCGCTGGCCGCCGTGCACCCGCGCCTGCGGGTGCCGCACCGCGCCGAGCTGGCCGTGGCCGCCGTGGTGGCGGTCGTGGTGGCCCTGGGCGACATCCGGGGCGCCATCGGCTTCTCCAGCTGCACGGTGCTGGTCTACTACGCGATCACCAACGCCTCGGCGCTCACCCTGGGCCGTGAGCCGGCCCGGAAGGTCCCGGTGCAACTGCTGGCCGCGCTGGGGCTGGTCGGCTGCCTGGTGCTGGCGGTCAGCCTGCCGGTGGCCAGCGTGGTCGCCGGGTTCGGGGTGCTCGCCCTCGGCGCCCTCGGGTACGCCCTACGCCACGCCGTCGGCCGGGCCTGA
- a CDS encoding DUF998 domain-containing protein: MTEAITVRPVARASVGRVLLAGGVVAGPLWVAVALVQGLARDGFDFRRHPVSVLGNGDLGWLQIGNFIVAGLLCVGAALALRRTPHPGLGPVSGPWLLGQYGLGLVLAGIFVADPFDGFPAGTPRGPGEVSWHGFAHFGAGAVAFSALIAACLITARRFARRGERGWAAYSAITGVFFAAAWLALVASGGRAAALVAFAVAVAAGWAWVSATLLRAVR, translated from the coding sequence GTGACCGAGGCGATCACGGTGCGGCCGGTGGCGCGGGCGAGCGTCGGCCGGGTGCTGCTCGCCGGCGGCGTCGTGGCCGGCCCGCTCTGGGTGGCGGTCGCGCTGGTCCAGGGGCTGGCCCGCGACGGTTTCGACTTCCGCCGGCACCCGGTCAGCGTGCTCGGCAACGGGGACCTGGGCTGGCTGCAGATAGGCAATTTCATCGTCGCCGGGCTGCTCTGCGTCGGGGCGGCCCTGGCGCTGCGGCGGACCCCGCATCCCGGTCTCGGCCCGGTCAGCGGCCCCTGGTTGCTCGGCCAGTACGGTCTCGGCCTGGTGCTGGCGGGGATCTTCGTGGCCGATCCGTTCGACGGCTTCCCGGCCGGCACGCCGCGCGGCCCGGGCGAGGTGAGCTGGCACGGGTTCGCGCACTTCGGCGCCGGGGCGGTCGCCTTCTCGGCGCTCATCGCGGCCTGCCTGATCACCGCCCGCCGTTTCGCCCGGCGCGGCGAGCGCGGCTGGGCGGCGTACAGCGCGATCACCGGAGTCTTCTTCGCGGCGGCCTGGCTGGCGCTGGTGGCCAGCGGTGGGCGGGCGGCCGCGCTGGTGGCGTTCGCGGTGGCGGTGGCGGCCGGCTGGGCTTGGGTCTCGGCGACCCTGCTCCGGGCGGTCCGCTGA
- a CDS encoding phosphatase PAP2 family protein, protein MRLRPVRPAGWWFDGLLLAALVGLTVALATGHLFGLDRGAADWAAEHRPTAARWAAMLLNYLGQGTPLTLLAAALGVVVAVRLRSIRPVLPPVAAFVLTYLTIGPLKVWTARPAPSASVKEPFLPPDQTLPLFQHDLPVRFAQSYPSGHVANAIVWYGMLALLLAPLLRTLGRTVPPRLVTVVRVLPPLIVLSTTTYLGWHWLTDSVAGLLLGLLLDRLLHRVPWNDLPLPAVLRNWDRPFISGP, encoded by the coding sequence CTGCGGCTCCGGCCCGTCCGGCCGGCCGGCTGGTGGTTCGACGGGCTGCTGCTCGCCGCCCTGGTGGGCCTGACCGTGGCGCTCGCCACCGGGCACCTCTTCGGCCTCGACCGGGGGGCCGCCGACTGGGCCGCGGAGCACCGTCCGACCGCCGCCCGGTGGGCCGCGATGCTCCTCAACTACCTGGGCCAGGGCACCCCGCTGACCCTCCTCGCGGCCGCGCTCGGGGTGGTGGTGGCGGTCCGGCTCCGGTCGATCCGCCCGGTGCTGCCGCCGGTGGCCGCGTTCGTGCTCACCTATCTGACCATCGGGCCGCTGAAGGTGTGGACCGCCCGGCCCGCGCCCAGCGCCAGCGTCAAGGAGCCGTTCCTGCCGCCCGACCAGACGTTGCCGCTGTTCCAGCACGACCTGCCGGTGCGCTTCGCCCAGTCGTACCCGTCGGGGCACGTGGCCAACGCGATCGTCTGGTACGGCATGCTCGCCCTGCTCCTGGCGCCGCTACTGCGCACCCTCGGCCGCACCGTCCCGCCCCGGCTGGTCACCGTGGTCCGGGTGCTGCCGCCACTGATCGTGCTGAGCACGACGACGTACCTCGGCTGGCACTGGCTGACCGACTCGGTCGCCGGGCTGCTGCTCGGCCTGCTGCTGGACCGGCTGCTGCACCGGGTGCCCTGGAACGACCTGCCGTTGCCCGCCGTACTGCGGAACTGGGACCGGCCGTTCATCTCGGGCCCGTAG
- a CDS encoding enoyl-CoA hydratase/isomerase family protein, which yields MSDAELTVTVTGPVATVVIRNSARRNAMTPGMWRQLPVLLDGLEADRAVRALVLTGADGTFCAGADLGDLDELLEAGDGSIAVAAEERLAAFAKPTVAAIEGACVGGGCQLAVACDLRLATADARFGVPPARLGLVYPAPTTRRLAGLVGPSAAKHLLFTSELVDADRALRIGLVDEVLPADALAARVDAVTTAVAERSQLTVTAAKEIIDGRADDARIAWWHGQVRASGEAREGVAAVNGRRPPRFTWTPPAAG from the coding sequence ATGTCGGACGCGGAGTTGACCGTCACGGTGACCGGCCCGGTGGCCACCGTGGTGATCCGGAACTCGGCCCGTCGCAACGCGATGACCCCGGGGATGTGGCGGCAGCTTCCGGTGCTGCTCGACGGCCTGGAGGCGGACCGGGCGGTGCGGGCGCTGGTGCTCACCGGCGCGGACGGCACGTTCTGCGCCGGTGCCGACCTGGGTGACCTGGACGAGCTGCTGGAGGCCGGTGACGGCAGCATCGCGGTGGCCGCCGAGGAACGGCTGGCGGCCTTCGCCAAGCCCACCGTGGCCGCGATCGAGGGTGCCTGCGTCGGCGGCGGGTGCCAGCTCGCCGTCGCCTGCGACCTGCGGCTCGCCACGGCGGACGCCCGGTTCGGCGTACCCCCGGCGCGGCTGGGGCTGGTCTATCCCGCGCCGACCACCCGGCGGCTGGCCGGCCTGGTCGGCCCGTCCGCCGCCAAGCACCTGCTGTTCACCAGCGAACTTGTCGACGCCGACCGGGCGCTGCGGATCGGCCTGGTCGACGAGGTGCTGCCGGCCGACGCCCTGGCCGCCCGGGTCGACGCGGTCACCACGGCCGTCGCCGAGCGCTCCCAGCTCACCGTGACGGCCGCGAAGGAGATCATCGACGGGCGCGCCGACGACGCGCGGATCGCCTGGTGGCACGGGCAGGTCCGGGCCAGCGGCGAGGCCCGCGAGGGAGTGGCGGCGGTCAACGGGCGCCGGCCGCCGCGCTTCACCTGGACCCCGCCCGCCGCCGGCTGA
- a CDS encoding sigma-70 family RNA polymerase sigma factor, with product MSDTDVLVRRFEEQRPRLRAVAQRMLGSRAEADDAVQDTWLRLTHTDTDTIDNLPGWLTTTVGRVCLDRLRSASARHEEPAEVAADASTAELVDGRDPEQEALLAESVGRALEVVLTTLGPTERLVFVLHDMFAVSFEEIAPVVDRSAAAVRQIASRARRRVQSRSADPQTDPARQRRVVEAFLAASREGRFDDLVSLLDPYVVLRADAAAVRMGGSAELRGSAGVAGFFNGRAQAAVPAFVDGMPGAVVVVGGRTSLALSFTVTDRIIGIEVVADPDQLRELDLVLDGGAVR from the coding sequence GTGAGCGACACCGACGTGTTGGTCCGGCGGTTCGAGGAACAACGCCCCCGGCTGCGCGCGGTGGCGCAGCGGATGCTCGGCTCCCGGGCCGAGGCCGACGACGCCGTGCAGGACACCTGGTTGCGGCTCACCCACACCGACACCGACACCATCGACAACCTGCCGGGCTGGCTGACCACCACGGTCGGGCGGGTCTGCCTGGACCGGCTGCGGTCCGCCAGCGCCCGGCACGAGGAGCCGGCGGAAGTGGCCGCGGACGCGTCCACCGCAGAGCTGGTCGACGGGCGTGACCCGGAGCAGGAGGCACTGCTCGCCGAGTCGGTCGGCCGGGCGCTCGAAGTGGTGCTCACCACCCTCGGCCCCACCGAGCGGCTGGTGTTCGTGCTGCACGACATGTTCGCCGTCTCCTTCGAGGAGATCGCGCCGGTGGTCGACCGCAGCGCCGCCGCCGTACGGCAGATCGCCAGCCGCGCCCGGCGCCGGGTGCAGAGCCGGTCCGCCGACCCGCAGACCGATCCCGCCCGGCAGCGTCGGGTGGTCGAGGCGTTCCTCGCCGCCTCCCGGGAGGGCCGCTTCGACGACCTGGTCAGCCTGCTCGACCCGTACGTGGTCCTGCGCGCCGACGCCGCCGCCGTCCGGATGGGCGGCAGCGCCGAGCTGCGCGGCTCGGCCGGCGTGGCCGGCTTCTTCAACGGGCGGGCCCAGGCCGCGGTGCCCGCGTTCGTCGACGGCATGCCGGGCGCGGTCGTCGTCGTGGGTGGCCGGACCAGCCTCGCGCTCAGCTTCACCGTCACCGACCGGATCATCGGCATCGAGGTGGTGGCCGATCCCGACCAGCTCCGCGAACTCGACCTGGTCCTGGACGGGGGAGCGGTTCGGTGA
- a CDS encoding HNH endonuclease, translating into MDAVLVINADLGPLHRVTVQHAIRMLCRRVAEIHEAEPDRVIGVFPMPRVVRLVRYVVTRWRFSAGPAWSRGGVLRRDGWRCAYCDAPGSTIDHILPRSRGGRNTWKNTTAACYECNQRKGDRTPAEAGMPLRREPVTPTWAALAGR; encoded by the coding sequence GTGGACGCCGTCCTCGTCATCAACGCCGACCTCGGCCCGCTGCACCGGGTCACCGTCCAGCACGCGATCCGGATGCTCTGCCGGCGGGTCGCCGAGATCCACGAGGCCGAGCCGGACCGGGTCATCGGGGTCTTCCCGATGCCGCGCGTGGTCCGCCTCGTCCGCTACGTCGTCACCCGCTGGCGGTTCAGCGCCGGCCCGGCCTGGTCGCGGGGCGGGGTGCTGCGCCGCGACGGGTGGCGGTGCGCGTACTGCGACGCCCCGGGCAGCACCATCGACCACATCCTGCCCCGCTCGCGCGGCGGCCGGAACACCTGGAAGAACACCACCGCCGCCTGCTACGAGTGCAACCAGCGCAAGGGCGACCGGACGCCGGCCGAGGCGGGCATGCCGCTGCGGCGCGAGCCGGTGACGCCGACCTGGGCGGCGCTCGCGGGGCGGTGA
- a CDS encoding M4 family metallopeptidase, translating into MKRPLAAVSAALLTSGVLTCVTTTAYAATPSAPAAESAVARADSILRTNPGAVQGASGEAYQAVRTKVDASGATHTRYTRTYHGLRVYGGDFVVHAAPNGAVAGTSVGLTAPLTLSTTAKVGSAAAQASARKTFSGTLTSVGASELFVDASSGQGRLAWETVASGWKADRQTPSKLHVITDASTGKVIGSYDEIESVAGTGNSVYSGTVSIDTTLSGSTYSMVDPSHGNGRTCDMNNTTTGTCATFTNSTNTWGNGATSNRQSAAVDAHFGAAVTFDYFKNVHGRNGIFGNGAGVPSRVHYGNNYVNAFWDGSQMTYGDGSSNSRPLVSLDVAGHEMSHGVTEAVAGLVYSGESGGLNEATSDIFGTMVEFYANAPSDPGDYDIGEKININGNGKPLRYMYNPSLDGSSHSCWSTTTKNVDVHYSSGPGNHFFFNLAEGTGATAYGTSPVCGSAPAVTGIGRAKAEKIWYRALDVYFTSNTTYVNTSNPANTARAYTLKAATDLYGNCSTEYKAVQAAWTAVSVTGNDAPCGSTGNDFSVSLSPTSGSVTAGSAVSTTVSTATTSGTAQTVTFSASGLPTGASASFSPASVTSGASSTLTISTSASTPSGTYPVTITGTATSGAKTTTYTLTVNGTGGGCTGAGQKLGNPGFESGNTVWTATTGVIGQYGSSGQPTHGGTWNAWMDGYGSTHTDTLSQSVSLPTGCTTYNFSFWLHIDSSETTTTTAYDKLTVQVLNSSGTVLTTLATYSNLNKATGYSQKTFSLAAYAGQNVTLKFTATEDVLYQTSFVIDDTAVNVS; encoded by the coding sequence GTGAAAAGACCCCTTGCCGCCGTCAGCGCAGCGCTGCTCACCAGCGGCGTGCTGACCTGCGTCACCACCACGGCGTACGCGGCAACACCCAGCGCTCCGGCCGCGGAGTCCGCGGTAGCTCGTGCGGACAGCATCCTCCGCACCAACCCCGGTGCCGTGCAGGGCGCCAGCGGTGAGGCGTACCAGGCCGTCCGCACCAAGGTGGATGCCTCCGGCGCCACCCACACCCGGTACACCCGGACCTATCATGGCCTGCGCGTCTACGGCGGCGACTTCGTCGTCCACGCCGCCCCGAACGGCGCCGTGGCCGGCACCTCGGTCGGCCTGACCGCGCCCCTCACCCTGAGCACCACCGCCAAGGTCGGCTCGGCCGCCGCCCAGGCCAGCGCGCGCAAGACGTTCTCCGGCACGCTCACCTCGGTTGGCGCGTCCGAACTCTTCGTCGACGCCAGCTCGGGTCAGGGCCGCCTGGCCTGGGAGACCGTCGCCTCCGGCTGGAAGGCCGACCGGCAGACCCCGTCCAAGCTGCACGTCATCACCGACGCCAGCACGGGCAAGGTGATCGGCTCGTACGACGAGATCGAGTCGGTCGCCGGCACCGGCAACAGCGTCTACTCGGGCACCGTCAGCATCGACACGACGCTCTCCGGCAGCACCTACTCGATGGTGGACCCGTCGCACGGCAACGGCCGCACCTGTGACATGAACAACACCACCACCGGGACCTGCGCGACGTTCACCAACTCGACCAACACCTGGGGCAACGGCGCCACCTCCAACCGGCAGTCGGCGGCCGTCGACGCGCACTTCGGCGCCGCGGTGACGTTCGACTACTTCAAGAACGTGCACGGCCGCAACGGCATCTTCGGCAACGGCGCCGGCGTGCCGAGCCGGGTGCACTACGGCAACAACTACGTCAACGCGTTCTGGGACGGCTCCCAGATGACCTACGGTGACGGGTCGAGCAACTCCCGTCCGCTGGTCTCGCTCGACGTGGCCGGCCACGAGATGAGCCACGGCGTCACCGAGGCGGTCGCCGGCCTGGTCTACTCCGGTGAGTCCGGCGGCCTCAACGAGGCCACCAGCGACATCTTCGGCACGATGGTGGAGTTCTACGCCAACGCGCCGAGCGACCCGGGCGACTACGACATCGGCGAGAAGATCAACATCAACGGCAACGGCAAGCCGCTCCGCTACATGTACAACCCGTCGCTGGACGGCTCGTCGCACTCCTGCTGGTCCACCACCACCAAGAACGTCGACGTGCACTACTCGTCCGGCCCGGGCAACCACTTCTTCTTCAACCTCGCCGAGGGCACCGGCGCCACCGCGTACGGCACCTCGCCGGTCTGCGGCTCCGCCCCCGCGGTGACCGGCATCGGCCGCGCCAAGGCGGAGAAGATCTGGTACCGGGCGCTCGACGTGTACTTCACCTCGAACACCACGTACGTCAACACCAGCAACCCGGCCAACACCGCCCGGGCGTACACCCTCAAGGCCGCCACCGACCTGTACGGCAACTGCTCCACCGAGTACAAGGCCGTCCAGGCGGCGTGGACCGCGGTGAGCGTGACCGGCAACGACGCGCCCTGCGGGTCGACCGGCAACGACTTCTCCGTCTCGCTCTCGCCGACGTCCGGTTCGGTGACGGCGGGTTCCGCGGTCTCCACCACCGTGTCGACGGCGACCACCAGCGGGACCGCGCAGACCGTGACGTTCTCCGCGTCCGGCCTGCCGACCGGCGCGAGCGCGTCGTTCAGCCCGGCGTCGGTGACCTCGGGCGCCTCGTCGACCCTGACGATCAGCACCTCGGCCAGCACCCCGTCCGGCACCTACCCGGTGACGATCACCGGCACCGCGACCTCCGGCGCCAAGACCACGACGTACACGCTGACCGTGAACGGCACCGGCGGCGGCTGCACCGGCGCCGGCCAGAAACTGGGCAACCCCGGCTTCGAGTCCGGCAACACCGTCTGGACCGCCACGACCGGCGTCATCGGCCAGTACGGCTCCAGCGGCCAGCCCACCCACGGCGGCACCTGGAACGCCTGGATGGACGGCTACGGCAGCACCCACACCGACACCCTGTCCCAGTCGGTGAGCCTGCCGACCGGCTGCACCACCTACAACTTCAGTTTCTGGCTGCACATCGACAGCTCGGAGACGACCACCACCACCGCCTACGACAAGCTCACGGTGCAGGTCCTCAACTCCTCCGGCACCGTCCTGACGACCCTGGCCACCTATTCCAACCTGAACAAGGCCACCGGCTACAGCCAGAAGACGTTCTCCCTGGCCGCCTACGCCGGCCAGAACGTCACCCTGAAGTTCACCGCCACCGAAGACGTCCTCTACCAGACGTCCTTCGTCATTGACGACACCGCGGTCAACGTCTCCTGA
- a CDS encoding helix-turn-helix domain-containing protein, whose product MSRAVEESNRAMLRARDAMDRAYAQPLDVPALARIAHVSEAHFIRTFRATFGETPHRYLQRRRVERAMYLLVQTGQPVTEICYAVGFASLGTFSRTFRDIVGESPSAYRRRKELAAGVPSCFIKAWMRPSDAGRPTQGQPTADADPGAREPISFG is encoded by the coding sequence GTGAGCCGGGCGGTCGAGGAGTCCAACCGGGCGATGCTGCGCGCCCGGGACGCCATGGACCGGGCGTACGCCCAACCGCTGGACGTGCCGGCGCTGGCCCGCATCGCGCACGTCTCCGAGGCGCACTTCATCCGTACCTTCCGTGCCACCTTCGGCGAGACCCCGCACCGCTACCTGCAACGCCGTCGGGTCGAACGGGCCATGTACCTGCTGGTGCAGACCGGCCAGCCGGTCACCGAGATCTGCTACGCGGTGGGCTTCGCCAGCCTGGGCACGTTCAGCCGGACGTTCCGCGACATCGTCGGCGAGTCGCCGTCGGCGTACCGGCGGCGGAAGGAGCTCGCCGCGGGCGTGCCGAGCTGCTTCATCAAGGCGTGGATGCGACCGAGCGACGCCGGCCGGCCGACGCAGGGGCAACCGACGGCCGACGCCGACCCAGGCGCCCGGGAACCGATCAGTTTTGGATAA